In one window of Hevea brasiliensis isolate MT/VB/25A 57/8 chromosome 10, ASM3005281v1, whole genome shotgun sequence DNA:
- the LOC110657458 gene encoding uncharacterized protein LOC110657458, producing the protein MHSLVKDLSAKFHFPCLSIYLLLVSSSVCFIYLLASVFLVETSKFSDVKSSSENVHAPTNLGHFVFGIASNKNSWPKRKEFVKLWWKPEQMRGCVFLESLLEDANSYNDSSTSFPPVCISEDTSRFRYTYRNGLRSAIRVARVVSETVALNHSDVRWFVFGDDDTVFFPENLVKTLSKYDHGLWYYVGSNSEIYEQNRIFGFEMAFGGGGFAVSYPLAKVLAKVFDSCIERYPHLYGSDSRVSSCLAELGVGLTREPGFHQIDVRGNLFGLLTSHPLSPIVSLHHLGHLDPIFPNMTITDSLEHFFKAVAVDSQRVLQKTVCYDRWFFWTISVSWGYAIEVYSKHILLPDTLPVQATFKQWKKGNVLAGAYTFNIREPHPDPCQRPSIFFLDHVSSSNDGIITSHYKKSYANCSYDMSSPRKLEEIKVLSHKLELSDKQLRAPRRQCCDVLPSSGGKMMEIEIRECRKEELIYMHP; encoded by the exons ATGCATTCTCTCGTTAAGGACTTGTCCGCTAAATTCCACTTCCCCTGTCTTTCCATTTACCTCCTTTTAGTCTCATCTTCTGTTTGTTTCATCTATCTTTTGGCATCAGTTTTCCTGGTAGAGACTTCCAAGTTCTCCGATGTCAAATCCTCTTCAGAAAATGTTCATGCCCCAACAAATCTTGGACATTTTGTGTTTGGAATTGCTTCCAACAAGAACTCATGGCCGAAGCGAAAGGAGTTTGTTAAATTGTGGTGGAAACCAGAGCAAATGCGGGGATGTGTTTTCTTGGAGAGCTTGCTGGAAGATGCGAATTCCTACAACGATAGCAGCACTTCTTTTCCTCCTGTATGCATCTCTGAGGACACTTCCAGATTTCGTTACACATACCGGAATGGTCTCCGGTCAGCTATTCGTGTTGCACGAGTAGTTTCTGAAACGGTGGCACTTAATCATTCCGATGTCCGGTGGTTTGTTTTTGGGGATGATGACACAGTTTTCTTCCCAGAGAATCTGGTGAAAACTCTTTCCAAGTATGATCATGGCCTCTGGTACTACGTAGGATCCAATTCCGAGATTTATGAGCAGAACAGAATATTTGGCTTCGAAATGGCATTTGGTGGGGGAGGATTTGCCGTAAGTTATCCACTTGCAAAAGTTCTGGCAAAGGTTTTTGATTCATGTATTGAACGGTATCCACATCTCTATGGAAGTGATTCCAGGGTCTCTTCTTGCCTGGCTGAGCTTGGAGTGGGATTGACCCGCGAGCCTGGTTTCCATCAG ATTGATGTTCGAGGTAATTTATTTGGTTTGTTGACATCACATCCACTGTCACCAATAGTATCTCTCCATCACTTGGGTCACCTAGACCCAATCTTCCCCAACATGACAATTACAGATTCACTAGAACATTTCTTTAAAGCTGTGGCTGTTGATTCCCAGAGGGTCTTGCAGAAAACAGTTTGCTATGATCGTTGGTTTTTCTGGACTATTTCAGTCTCATGGGGTTATGCTATTGAGGTCTATAGCAAGCACATATTGTTGCCTGATACTCTCCCTGTGCAAGCCACATTCAAGCAATGGAAAAAGGGAAATGTTCTGGCCGGAGCTTATACATTTAATATAAGAGAACCTCACCCTGATCCTTGTCAGAGACCCTCAATTTTCTTCCTGGATCATGTTTCTTCCAGCAATGATGGGATAATCACCAGTCATTACAAGAAAAGTTATGCGAATTGCTCATATGACATGTCATCACCAAGAAAATTAGAAGAGATTAAAGTTCTTTCGCATAAGCTTGAGCTTAGTGATAAACAG TTGCGGGCTCCAAGGCGGCAATGTTGTGATGTTTTACCTTCTTCCGGTGGTAAAATGATGGAAATTGAAATTAGAGAATGCCGGAAAGAAGAATTAATTTACATGCATCCATAG